A single genomic interval of Palaeococcus ferrophilus DSM 13482 harbors:
- a CDS encoding GNAT family N-acetyltransferase, protein MRRPAIAVGDNVSLGLLLREDLSKLWEWFNDREVRRFLQAPEEVFYFEDELEWYENLRKNKERHKVFAIVNNTSNELMGVIGLHNIDTKNGKAELGYFLWKRYWRRGYMAEAVGLALRYAFEELNLRKVYARVYEPNVGSRKVLEKNGFKLVGKLRQNVHVPGYGYVDELFYDILREEWRG, encoded by the coding sequence ATGAGGCGGCCCGCTATAGCAGTGGGGGACAATGTCTCACTCGGCCTGCTCCTCAGGGAGGACCTATCGAAGCTGTGGGAGTGGTTCAACGACAGGGAAGTTAGACGCTTCCTTCAGGCGCCGGAGGAAGTCTTCTACTTCGAGGACGAGCTCGAGTGGTACGAGAACCTCCGTAAGAACAAGGAGAGGCACAAGGTCTTCGCCATCGTGAACAACACGAGCAACGAGCTCATGGGAGTTATAGGGCTCCACAACATAGACACGAAGAACGGCAAGGCCGAGCTCGGCTACTTCCTCTGGAAGCGCTACTGGAGGAGGGGCTACATGGCCGAGGCGGTGGGCCTGGCACTGAGGTATGCCTTTGAGGAGCTTAACCTGAGGAAGGTCTACGCGCGCGTTTACGAACCCAACGTGGGCTCAAGAAAGGTGCTCGAAAAGAACGGATTCAAGCTCGTCGGAAAGCTGCGCCAGAACGTCCACGTTCCCGGTTACGGCTACGTTGACGAACTCTTCTACGACATCCTCAGGGAGGAGTGGAGGGGATAA
- a CDS encoding ATP-binding protein — protein MSRQKFVDRKMELAFLEERYASGDAELLIIYGRRRIGKTELLLHFARDKEHVYFLASEKPYMDNLRELQRMMGDFLGDRLFPKIEFSEVDELLIEFSKRVNGRRVVLIIDEFPYLIERYKPVLSLIQRAWDMELSKGDLMLILCGSSVSSMETEVLGYKSPLYGRRTGQWKVGELPFWSLREFFPSYSTEELVKVYGVLGGIPAYLLRFNPGKGFDENVVERVLSKGAFLYEEAEILLKEEVREPANYFAILQAVASGRSRFGEIVNATGLEKSLVSKYLNVLEKLGMVEREVPVTASRKEALKRGRYSITDNYLVFWFRYVLPNRSYLEAGMSREVWERSKEDFNEYMGAVFERLLRKPEVFTKLTGFGFTKIGRWWHRGEEIDLVALNEREKKALFVEVKWKDLSDREARGILKDLERKAELVGLDGWEKYYGLVAKSVEGKEGLRGEGHLVWGLEDILGGSPVM, from the coding sequence ATGAGTAGACAAAAGTTCGTGGACAGGAAGATGGAGTTGGCCTTCCTTGAGGAGAGATACGCCTCCGGAGATGCGGAACTTCTGATAATCTACGGCAGGAGGAGAATAGGGAAGACCGAGCTTCTTCTGCACTTTGCCAGGGACAAGGAGCACGTTTACTTTCTGGCGAGCGAGAAGCCTTACATGGACAATCTCCGCGAGCTCCAGAGGATGATGGGTGACTTTCTGGGAGATAGACTGTTTCCGAAGATAGAGTTCAGCGAGGTAGACGAGCTCCTCATCGAGTTTTCAAAGAGGGTAAATGGGAGAAGGGTGGTTCTCATAATTGACGAGTTCCCATACCTCATCGAGCGTTATAAGCCGGTGCTTTCTCTTATCCAGAGGGCCTGGGATATGGAGCTCTCGAAGGGCGACCTGATGCTGATCCTCTGCGGGTCGAGCGTTTCCTCAATGGAGACCGAAGTTCTCGGCTATAAAAGTCCACTGTACGGCAGGAGAACAGGCCAGTGGAAGGTTGGTGAGCTGCCATTCTGGAGCTTGAGGGAGTTCTTCCCAAGCTACTCTACCGAGGAGCTCGTGAAGGTTTACGGCGTCCTCGGGGGAATCCCTGCCTATCTCCTCCGATTCAACCCGGGGAAAGGCTTCGATGAAAACGTAGTGGAGAGGGTTCTCTCCAAGGGGGCTTTCCTCTACGAGGAGGCGGAGATACTCCTGAAGGAGGAAGTTAGGGAGCCGGCGAACTACTTCGCCATACTCCAGGCGGTTGCGAGCGGAAGAAGCAGGTTCGGGGAGATAGTGAACGCCACGGGACTTGAGAAGAGCCTTGTGTCGAAGTACCTGAATGTCCTTGAAAAACTCGGAATGGTGGAACGGGAGGTTCCGGTTACCGCCTCAAGGAAGGAGGCCTTAAAACGGGGCCGGTACTCGATAACGGACAACTATCTCGTCTTCTGGTTCCGCTACGTTCTCCCGAACAGGAGCTACCTTGAGGCCGGAATGAGTAGGGAAGTCTGGGAGCGCTCCAAGGAGGACTTCAACGAGTACATGGGGGCGGTCTTTGAACGCCTCTTGAGGAAGCCGGAGGTCTTCACAAAGCTGACCGGCTTTGGGTTCACCAAGATTGGAAGATGGTGGCACAGGGGCGAGGAGATTGATCTCGTTGCTCTAAACGAGCGCGAAAAGAAGGCGCTGTTCGTTGAGGTAAAGTGGAAGGATTTGAGTGACAGAGAGGCGAGGGGAATTCTGAAAGACCTTGAGAGGAAAGCGGAGCTTGTTGGACTGGACGGTTGGGAGAAGTATTACGGATTAGTAGCTAAAAGCGTTGAGGGAAAGGAGGGGCTTAGAGGGGAAGGCCACCTGGTGTGGGGTTTGGAGGACATTTTGGGGGGCAGCCCGGTGATGTGA
- the tiaS gene encoding tRNA(Ile2) 2-agmatinylcytidine synthetase TiaS, with protein MRLHIAIDDTDSPDGMCTTYLGALLYRELSKVAEPVDLPRLIRLNPNIPYKTRGNGAVVMTFEADEETIPEIKDTVLSYVKELSDFEHENTNPGVVFLEGEVPDKLREFSLKALREHVTIGEAEKVARIVGAEYFKFKLGRGVIGSLAAIGYPLEKFTYELLAYREPENFGTPRRVNEESVFSADRWAYPFSYDNVDPYKRSVLITPHGKDPVLVGIRGVDRAKVLQVFEMVKFGEPFAFYQLYKTNQNTDDHLTPKKIGELRLYDSAVVRGRVASPYWERGRHVFFELEDETGKIRVAAFEPTKKFRNWVRKLLPGDEIIAAGGVKEHEGVLTLNLEKFYPVKLVSKVEYQKPRCPKCGGTMKSKGDYLKCKRCGYKMPKKLIAVEVPRDLERKIYEVPPDARKHLSRPLVLQGGEDKILELL; from the coding sequence ATGAGACTCCACATAGCGATTGACGACACAGACTCACCGGACGGCATGTGCACCACCTATCTGGGAGCCCTCCTCTACCGTGAGCTGTCCAAGGTAGCGGAGCCGGTGGATTTACCAAGGCTCATCCGCCTCAACCCGAACATTCCCTACAAGACGCGCGGCAACGGGGCAGTCGTTATGACCTTCGAGGCGGACGAGGAGACCATCCCCGAAATCAAGGACACGGTTCTCTCCTATGTTAAGGAGCTCTCGGATTTTGAGCACGAGAACACGAACCCCGGTGTGGTTTTCCTTGAGGGAGAAGTTCCCGATAAGCTTAGGGAGTTCTCCCTTAAGGCCCTAAGGGAGCATGTGACCATAGGGGAGGCAGAGAAAGTTGCGAGAATTGTTGGGGCTGAATATTTCAAGTTCAAGCTCGGGAGGGGAGTTATCGGCTCGCTCGCGGCCATCGGCTACCCGCTGGAAAAGTTCACCTACGAGCTTTTAGCTTACAGGGAGCCTGAGAACTTCGGAACCCCCAGGCGGGTAAACGAGGAGAGCGTCTTTTCGGCCGATAGGTGGGCCTATCCCTTCAGCTACGACAACGTTGACCCCTACAAGAGGAGTGTTCTCATCACACCCCACGGCAAGGACCCTGTCCTCGTTGGAATCCGCGGGGTTGACAGGGCAAAAGTCCTCCAGGTCTTCGAGATGGTGAAGTTCGGGGAGCCCTTTGCCTTCTACCAGCTCTACAAGACGAACCAGAACACCGACGACCACCTCACTCCCAAGAAGATCGGCGAGCTGAGGCTCTACGACAGCGCGGTGGTTAGGGGAAGGGTCGCTTCGCCATACTGGGAGCGCGGGAGGCACGTGTTCTTCGAGCTTGAGGACGAAACCGGGAAGATCAGGGTGGCAGCCTTCGAGCCGACCAAGAAGTTCAGGAACTGGGTGCGCAAACTTCTTCCCGGGGATGAAATCATAGCTGCCGGCGGTGTCAAGGAGCACGAGGGCGTTCTAACGCTCAACCTCGAGAAGTTCTATCCGGTCAAGCTCGTCTCGAAGGTGGAGTATCAGAAGCCGCGCTGCCCGAAGTGCGGTGGAACCATGAAGAGCAAGGGCGACTATCTCAAGTGCAAGCGCTGTGGCTACAAGATGCCGAAAAAGCTGATCGCCGTCGAGGTGCCGCGCGATCTTGAAAGGAAAATCTATGAGGTCCCACCCGATGCGAGGAAGCACCTGTCGAGGCCACTTGTGCTGCAGGGAGGGGAGGATAAGATTCTCGAGCTCTTGTGA
- a CDS encoding transcriptional regulator has product MEKERLMRIVESTLRATGFKVARMEFKGSCFDLVASRIFALLFIKVLQNIDSISAEQAEDLKRLSKFFRATPLIVGLRTKNEELEDGVVYERFGVYAINPPTLYDMLVENEMPAIFAERGGFYVNIDGELLKALREERGYSLGELANLLGVSRKSLQNYEKGRSAVSLEVAVRLEQIFDAPIARPIDILSARVEANLESKPETPLEREIFERLQELGMGVIKVKRAPFNAVSREDEFKILTGIDAKKTSTTVKRARMVDEVSRIINSDGVFILERTKTEVVGEIPLIPKETLSELRDADELIEVIEELKRQIKKKLLQR; this is encoded by the coding sequence ATGGAGAAGGAGAGACTTATGCGGATAGTTGAGAGCACGTTGCGTGCCACGGGCTTCAAGGTGGCCCGGATGGAGTTTAAGGGGTCGTGCTTCGACCTAGTTGCCAGTAGGATTTTTGCCCTGCTCTTCATAAAGGTGCTCCAGAACATTGACTCGATAAGTGCGGAGCAGGCGGAGGATTTAAAACGCCTCTCCAAGTTCTTCAGGGCGACGCCGCTGATAGTCGGGCTCAGGACAAAAAACGAGGAGCTTGAGGACGGAGTTGTGTACGAGCGCTTCGGGGTCTACGCCATAAACCCTCCCACGCTCTACGACATGCTCGTGGAGAACGAGATGCCGGCAATCTTCGCGGAGAGGGGCGGCTTCTACGTCAACATTGATGGCGAGCTCCTGAAGGCCTTAAGGGAGGAGAGGGGATACAGCCTCGGGGAACTCGCGAACCTCCTTGGAGTCTCGAGGAAGAGCCTCCAGAACTACGAGAAGGGGAGGAGCGCGGTCAGCCTCGAGGTGGCCGTGAGGCTCGAACAGATTTTCGATGCACCAATAGCGAGACCTATAGATATTCTGAGCGCGAGGGTGGAGGCGAACCTTGAGAGCAAGCCCGAAACGCCCCTTGAGAGGGAGATTTTCGAGAGGCTTCAGGAGCTTGGAATGGGCGTCATAAAGGTCAAGAGGGCGCCGTTCAACGCGGTATCGAGGGAGGACGAGTTCAAGATACTCACGGGAATTGACGCCAAGAAGACCTCCACGACGGTAAAGAGGGCCCGTATGGTGGACGAGGTCAGCAGGATAATCAACAGCGACGGCGTCTTCATACTCGAGCGCACCAAGACAGAGGTGGTTGGAGAAATACCCCTCATCCCCAAGGAGACGCTGAGCGAGCTCAGGGACGCGGACGAGCTCATAGAAGTAATAGAAGAACTGAAGAGGCAGATAAAGAAGAAGCTCCTTCAGAGGTGA